A single Triticum dicoccoides isolate Atlit2015 ecotype Zavitan chromosome 2A, WEW_v2.0, whole genome shotgun sequence DNA region contains:
- the LOC119358335 gene encoding F-box/kelch-repeat protein At5g15710-like, which produces MDVNMRELAARLTAAASAGARAAAAAARPTRPRGLDEETCSATPAPSAAAAPPADVPMDADVWAALPDDLLLEVLARVPPFLLPRLRAVSRRWAAAVPRDPAFLAAHAAAPSHGPCVLAFARGSAPAHCAALSLPLRARYRLPLAFLPAWDLWLVGSSGGLVCFSGFDASSVFRTLVCNPLTQAWRVLPEMHHNQQRQLVLAVERKLGSFKVIATSDVYGETLPTEVYDSKADRWSVHQMMPAENLCSSKMAFCDSRLYLETLSPLGLMMYRVDAGKWEHIPAKFPRSLLDGYLVAGARKRLFLVGRIGLYSTLQSMRIWELDHGRTVWVEISRMPPKYFRALLRLSAERFECFGQDNLICFTSWNQGRGLLYDVDKKAWSWIAGCASQLCNTQFCFYEPRFDTSIY; this is translated from the coding sequence ATGGACGTCAACATGCGCGAGCTGGCGGCGCGGCTGAccgcggcggcgtcggcgggggcgcgcgcggcggcggcggccgcccgCCCCACCAGGCCGCGGGGGCTCGACGAGGAGACCTGCTCCGCGACGCCCGCGCCCTCGGCCGCCGCGGCCCCGCCCGCCGACGTGCCCATGGACGCCGACGTCTGGGCGGCGCTCCCGGACGACCTGCTCCTCGAGGTGCTGGCCCGGGTCCCGCCCTTCCTCCTCCCGCGCCTCCGCGCCGTCTCCCGCCGCTGGGCCGCCGCGGTCCCGCGCGACCCGGCCTTCCTCGCCGcgcacgccgccgcgccctccCACGGGCCCTGCGTGCTCGCCTTCGCCCGGGGCTCCGCCCCCGCCCACTGCGCCGCGCTCAGCCTGCCCCTCCGCGCGCGCTACCGGCTGCCCCTCGCCTTCCTCCCCGCCTGGGACCTCTGGCTCGTCGGCTCCTCGGGCGGCCTCGTCTGCTTCTCCGGCTTCGACGCCTCCTCCGTCTTCCGCACCCTCGTCTGCAACCCGCTCACGCAGGCCTGGCGGGTGCTCCCGGAGATGCATCACAACCAGCAGCGCCAGCTCGTGCTCGCCGTCGAGCGGAAGCTCGGCTCCTTCAAGGTCATCGCCACCAGCGATGTCTACGGGGAGACGCTCCCCACCGAGGTCTACGACTCCAAGGCGGACAGATGGTCAGTGCACCAGATGATGCCCGCCGAGAACCTCTGCTCCTCCAAGATGGCCTTCTGCGACTCCCGGCTGTACCTGGAGACGCTCTCGCCGCTCGGGCTGATGATGTACAGAGTGGATGCGGGCAAATGGGAGCATATACCAGCGAAATTCCCACGGTCACTGCTCGATGGGTATCTCGTCGCCGGAGCTCGCAAAAGGCTCTTCTTAGTGGGGAGGATCGGGCTTTACAGCACGCTGCAGAGTATGAGGATCTGGGAGCTGGATCATGGCAGGACTGTCTGGGTGGAAATAAGCAGGATGCCGCCCAAGTACTTCAGGGCTCTGTTAAGGTTGTCTGCCGAGAGATTCGAGTGCTTTGGGCAGGACAACCTCATCTGTTTCACCTCGTGGAACCAGGGCAGAGGTCTCCTATACGATGTCGACAAGAAAGCTTGGTCGTGGATTGCTGGCTGCGCAAGCCAATTGTGCAATACCCAGTTCTGCTTCTACGAGCCAAGATTTGACACATCGATCTATTGA
- the LOC119358336 gene encoding ervatamin-B-like — translation MFRPALGAVGRILLRGQATAARSLSRPAGASRLRHLHSQQSNVGDAAATAGHRFGFLRRSMKLAAWSGYVGFGVWTCMKVADRIQHDFVSSVVPSEIDWVKAGVVSPVVRKQNGCGSCWAMVAAASVEALHYMKTLKSISLSVQELIDCDTESHGCQGGHEENAFRYISKNGLSSESDYPYMARRSKSGCKRNKTAAAIRISGFRFVNPTEDALEKAVAKRPVVVTLQFFDDLYEYKGGILDCKAVNGKTDRLHPVLIVGYGTDSNGIKYWRFKNSWGPNWGEKGFGRIRRHVDDKRGVLGIFMEPGVYPVLED, via the exons ATGTTTCGTCCGGCATTGGGCGCCGTGGGGAGGATCCTGCTGCGCGGCCAGGCCACGGCGGCTCGGTCGCTGTCGAGGCCGGCCGGAGCTAGCAGGCTGAGACACCTACAC TCTCAGCAGAGCAATGTTGGGGATGCTGCAGCTACTGCTGGCCACCGCTTTGGCTTTCTTCGCAGGTCTATGAAACTAGCTGCATGGTCCGGATATGTTGGTTTTGGGGTTTGGACCTGTATGAAGGTGGCAGACAGGATTCAACATGATTTCGTCTCTTCGGTTGTACCGTCAGAGATTGACTGGGTTAAAGCTGGCGTCGTCTCTCCGGTTGTCAGGAAACAAAACGGTTGTG GCAGCTGTTGGGCGATGGTTGCTGCAGCCTCAGTCGAAGCTCTACATTACATGAAGACCTTGAAGTCGATCTCGTTGTCGGTTCAAGAGCTCATCGATTGTGACACAGAGAGTCATGGGTGTCAGGGTGGCCACGAAGAAAATGCTTTCAGATATATAAGCAAAAATGGACTCTCGAGCGAATCCGACTACCCATACATGGCTCGGAGGAGTAAATCTGGTTGCAAGAGAAACAAAACAGCAGCAGCAATAAGGATATCAGGCTTTCGATTTGTCAACCCAACTGAGGATGCTCTAGAGAAAGCGGTAGCGAAGCGTCCCGTGGTGGTCACTTTGCAGTTTTTTGATGATCTGTATGAGTACAAAGGAGGCATCTTGGATTGTAAAGCTGTCAATGGAAAGACCGATCGCTTGCATCCTGTCCTGATTGTCGGTTATGGCACAGATTCCAATGGCATCAAGTACTGGCGCTTCAAGAACTCGTGGGGACCAAACTGGGGTGAGAAGGGCTTTGGGAGGATCCGCAGGCATGTTGATGACAAGCGAGGTGTGTTAGGTATCTTCATGGAACCAGGAGTATATCCGGTGCTCGAGGACTGA
- the LOC119356986 gene encoding phosphatidylinositol 4-kinase gamma 6-like, producing MSPNLEGTLKSQVPALLLRRLFGAGARRDEAAATQHHHRQAPRPSPSPPPAGRRRVFVQTESGCVLGMDLDRGDNAHTVKRRLQLALNVPTGGTSLTFGDRVLENDLSSVRHDSPLLLTRNSIHRSCSTPCLCPVSEDFEQKDCSGLVEILGSSSGSVRRLVDDVATGIMSGLDPVPIDSGLGGSYYFRNDEGDRVAIVKPTDEEPFAPNNPKGFTGRALGQPGLKKSVRVGETGFREVAAYLLDHENFANVPATALVKITHSVFNINRPMNGGTPAHDHKPQVTSKIASFQQFIAHDFDASDHGTSSFPVAAVHRIGILDIRIFNTDRHGGNVLVRKLDGGTGRFGCQTELFPIDHGLCLPENLEDPYFEWIHWAQASIPFSEEELEYISKLDPMRDAAMLRGELPMIREACLRVLILCTIFLKEAAAFGLCLAEIGEMMTREFRGMEEEPSKLEVVCMEARKKVDEWEPFSPSVEQGEDMDFQFSMDVLGGYSDVIRSPRFNCLGLKGSFRNPLTKLVESVNEDGDDEEDRKEPSTHSSDRFSSADFSTPSLHRTTSSKTSSNSSVHAPNRSADEQLPSSLCFVRLSDMSAEEWHVFIEKFQELLKEALEECKAAAGLRMKQRLGTSCKF from the coding sequence ATGTCCCCCAACCTGGAGGGCACGCTCAAGAGCCAGGTGCCGGCGCTGCTCCTCCGGCGCCTCTTCGGCGCCGGGGCGCGCCGGGATGAGGCGGCGGCCACTCAGCACCACCACCGCCAGGCGCCgcggccgtcgccctcgccgcctccGGCAGGGAGGCGGCGGGTGTTCGTGCAGACGGAGTCCGGGTGCGTGCTGGGCATGGACCTGGACCGCGGCGACAACGCGCACACCGTCAAGCGCCGGCTGCAGCTCGCCCTCAACGTGCCCACCGGCGGGACCTCGCTCACCTTCGGCGACCGCGTCCTGGAGAACGAcctctcctccgtccgccacgactcgccgctgctgctcacCCGCAACAGCATCCACCGCAGCTGCTCCACCCCGTGCCTCTGCCCGGTCTCCGAGGACTTCGAGCAGAAGGACTGCAGCGGCCTGGTGGAGATACTCGGGTCGTCGAGCGGCAGCGTGAGGCGCCTCGTCGACGACGTGGCCACCGGCATAATGAGCGGGCTGGATCCGGTCCCCATTGACAGTGGCCTTGGCGGCTCCTACTACTTCAGGAATGATGAGGGCGACAGAGTCGCCATTGTCAAGCCCACAGATGAGGAGCCCTTCGCCCCGAACAACCCGAAAGGGTTCACCGGGAGAGCGCTTGGCCAGCCGGGACTGAAGAAGTCCGTTCGGGTAGGGGAGACAGGGTTCAGGGAGGTCGCGGCGTACCTGTTGGACCATGAGAATTTCGCAAATGTTCCTGCAACGGCTCTGGTGAAGATAACACACTCAGTTTTCAATATCAACCGTCCGATGAATGGCGGCACTCCGGCTCATGACCATAAGCCGCAGGTCACCAGTAAGATTGCTTCATTTCAGCAGTTCATCGCTCATGACTTTGATGCCAGTGACCACGGCACTTCAAGCTTCCCGGTTGCTGCTGTTCACAGGATCGGCATATTAGACATCAGGATTTTCAACACTGACAGGCATGGCGGTAATGTCCTGGTGAGGAAGCTTGATGGAGGCACCGGTCGCTTTGGTTGCCAGACAGAGCTGTTCCCAATTGATCATGGGCTGTGCTTGCCGGAGAACTTGGAGGACCCTTATTTCGAGTGGATACACTGGGCACAAGCATCAATTCCGTTCTCCGAGGAAGAGCTCGAGTACATTAGCAAACTTGATCCGATGAGGGATGCTGCAATGCTGCGCGGAGAACTGCCGATGATACGCGAGGCTTGCCTCCGAGTGCTTATTCTATGCACAATCTTCCTCAAGGAGGCTGCTGCTTTCGGGCTTTGCTTGGCAGAGATAGGTGAGATGATGACCAGGGAATTCAGAGGAATGGAGGAGGAACCCAGCAAACTGGAGGTTGTGTGCATGGAAGCCAGGAAGAAAGTAGACGAATGGGAACCGTTCTCCCCTAGTGTTGAACAAGGAGAGGACATGGATTTCCAGTTCTCGATGGATGTGTTAGGAGGGTACAGTGATGTGATTCGATCGCCAAGATTCAATTGCTTGGGCTTGAAGGGCAGCTTCAGAAACCCTCTGACAAAGCTCGTGGAGAGCGTGAACGAGGACGGTGATGATGAAGAAGATCGAAAGGAGCCTTCCACGCATTCATCTGATCGGTTCTCATCTGCTGACTTCAGCACACCAAGTCTTCACAGAACCACCAGTTCAAAAACTAGTTCAAACAGCAGCGTGCACGCCCCGAACAGGAGCGCAGACGAGCAGCTCCCATCGAGCTTGTGCTTTGTCAGGTTGTCGGACATGAGTGCAGAGGAGTGGCACGTCTTCATCGAGAAGTTCCAGGAGCTGCTGAAAGAAgcgctggaggaatgcaaggcggCCGCGGGGCTGCGGATGAAGCAACGGCTGGGCACCTCCTGCAAATTTTGA
- the LOC119352312 gene encoding uncharacterized protein LOC119352312, with amino-acid sequence MVLGGCGNGADGAQADQFNGGSSTEQRQQHGGRPLDWEGNGTANRNGSGNHDASASGSQSSWKGIKDNNLYDPWNHTWPYSGGFHCMYCGLKHKGGGATRAKEHLGWIVGNVRSCPNVPRNVRDAMRECRDESKRKKREKQNSNGVAE; translated from the exons ATGGTGCTTGGCGGCTGCGGCAACGGAGCTGATGGAGCGCAAGCCGACCAGTTCAACGGAGGCAGTAGCACGGAGCAGCGGCAGCAGCATGGAGGGCGTCCGCTTGACTGGGAAG GTAATGGAACTGCAAATAGGAATGGCAGCGGCAACCATGATGCAAGTGCAAGTGGTTCTCAAAGCTCTTGGAAAG GAATTAAAGATAATAACTTATATGATCCTTGGAACCATACATGGCCGTATTCTGGGGGTTTTCATTGTATGTACTGTGGCCTAAAGCACAAAGGTGGAGGTGCAACCCGTGCCAAGGAGCACCTTGGTTGGATTGTAGGTAACGTGAGGAGCTGCCCAAATGTGCCAAGAAATGTGAGAGATGCAATGAGAGAGTGCCGGGATGAAtcgaagaggaagaaaagagagaaacaaaataGCAATGGAGTGGCTGAATGA
- the LOC119356987 gene encoding uncharacterized protein At5g50100, chloroplastic-like — MASSLARLGAALPRARPLAAAAAMGAARTPPRGARWDPVASRPASLYARRCQAHSDVKASPASESKDVGSSSQSWRIKMLYDGECPLCMREVNMLRERNKSYGAINFVDISSKDYSPKDNQDLDYETAMGRIHAILSDGTIVTDVEAFRRLYEEVGLGWVYAVTKYEPVATIANAVYGVWAKYRMEVTGRPPLEEIFAARRQAGECKDDKACKM, encoded by the exons ATGGCGAGCTCGctggcccgcctgggggcggcgctGCCCCGCGCGCGCCCgctcgccgcggcggcggcgatgggggcGGCGCGGACACCGCCGCGGGGAGCGCGGTGGGACCCCGTCGCCTCCCGCCCCGCCTCGCTGTACG CTCGCAGATGCCAGGCTCACTCTGACGTGAAGGCGTCCCCTGCATCGGAGTCGAAGGATGTGGGGAGCTCGTCCCAGAGCTGGAGGATCAAGATGCTCTACGATGGTGAATGCCCGCTCTGTATGCGTGAG GTAAACATGTTGAgggaaaggaacaaatcctatggagcTATAAATTTTGTCGACATCAGCTCGAAAGATTACTCTCCGAAGGACAATCAGGATCTTGATTATGAAACT GCTATGGGGAGGATACATGCCATTCTCTCAGATGGAACTATTGTCACAGATGTTGAG GCATTCAGAAGGCTTTATGAGGAAGTTGGACTTGGATGGGTTTATGCAGTTACTAAGTATGAGCCT GTGGCTACCATAGCAAATGCAGTATATGGTGTATGGGCCAAATACCGTATGGAAGTTACAG GTCGACCTCCCCTGGAGGAAATTTTTGCAGCCCGAAGACAAGCG GGTGAATGTAAAGATGATAAAGCATGCAAGATGTGA